A stretch of the Filimonas lacunae genome encodes the following:
- the leuD gene encoding 3-isopropylmalate dehydratase small subunit: MSNKSINIVTSSAVPLNIENIDTDQIIPARFLKATSRDGFGKNLFRDWRYENDDEAQPKKDFALNNPAYSGKILVAAKNFGCGSSREHAAWAIKDAHFDVVISSFFADIFKNNALNNFLLPVTVSEAFLQKIFNAIEADTTTTLEVNLPEQFVKINTTGEQESFDINSYKKTCLLNGFDDIDYLINMKSEIEAYEAAR, from the coding sequence ATGAGCAATAAAAGCATAAACATAGTAACATCATCAGCTGTTCCGCTGAATATTGAAAATATCGACACAGACCAGATTATTCCTGCCCGCTTTTTAAAAGCTACCAGCCGGGATGGTTTTGGTAAAAACCTGTTTCGCGACTGGAGATATGAAAACGATGATGAAGCGCAACCCAAAAAAGATTTTGCTTTAAACAACCCTGCTTATTCCGGTAAAATACTGGTAGCTGCTAAAAACTTCGGTTGTGGTTCCAGCCGCGAGCACGCAGCATGGGCTATTAAAGATGCTCACTTTGATGTGGTAATCAGCAGCTTCTTTGCCGACATTTTCAAAAACAACGCACTCAACAACTTCCTGTTACCCGTAACCGTAAGCGAAGCGTTTTTACAAAAGATATTCAACGCTATTGAAGCAGATACTACCACAACCCTGGAAGTAAACCTGCCGGAGCAGTTTGTAAAAATCAACACTACAGGCGAGCAGGAAAGCTTTGACATCAATAGCTATAAAAAAACATGCTTATTAAACGGCTTCGATGATATTGATTACTTAATCAATATGAAATCTGAAATAGAAGCGTACGAAGCAGCACGATAA
- a CDS encoding class I SAM-dependent methyltransferase, which produces MPDIKWNSELYDNKHSFVSAYGEDVVSWLQPANGEKILDLGCGTGQLAHSIAMSGAEVTGIDKSPDMIAKAQEAYPNLHFAVKDATDFQFAQPFDAIFSNATLHWVNEKEKAIACMYNNLAAGGRLVLEMGGKGNVQSIADAVYQAMQEEGLADKKSPDFWYFPSLSEYTTLLEKQGFRVVSAIHFDRPTALTGEDGMENWIQMFGSFFFKNLTAEQVTGIIKKAVEYLRAEYYHDGAWVADYVRLRIKAIK; this is translated from the coding sequence ATGCCTGACATTAAGTGGAATAGCGAATTGTACGACAACAAACACAGCTTCGTATCGGCCTACGGCGAAGACGTGGTAAGCTGGTTACAACCTGCCAACGGCGAAAAGATCCTCGATCTGGGCTGTGGTACCGGCCAGCTGGCGCATTCCATTGCCATGAGCGGTGCAGAGGTTACAGGTATTGACAAATCGCCCGACATGATTGCAAAGGCGCAGGAGGCTTATCCCAACCTGCACTTTGCAGTAAAAGACGCAACCGATTTTCAATTTGCACAACCATTCGACGCTATCTTTTCCAACGCCACCCTGCATTGGGTGAACGAAAAGGAAAAAGCCATAGCCTGCATGTATAATAACCTGGCAGCAGGTGGCAGGCTGGTACTGGAAATGGGCGGAAAAGGCAACGTACAAAGCATTGCCGACGCTGTTTACCAGGCCATGCAGGAAGAAGGACTGGCCGATAAAAAATCGCCGGACTTCTGGTATTTTCCTTCTTTAAGTGAATATACCACCCTGCTGGAAAAACAAGGCTTCCGGGTAGTAAGCGCCATCCATTTTGACAGGCCTACCGCTCTTACCGGCGAAGACGGCATGGAAAACTGGATTCAAATGTTTGGCAGCTTTTTCTTTAAAAACCTTACCGCCGAACAGGTAACAGGTATTATTAAAAAAGCAGTAGAATATTTACGCGCCGAATACTATCATGATGGTGCCTGGGTAGCCGATTATGTGCGTTTGAGAATCAAGGCTATTAAATAA